AAAATTTTAGCCATCGATCCCGGCGGCAAGCGAGTCGGCCTTGCGGCCAGCGACGCCCTTCATCTCACAACCCGGCTGCTGCCGGTGCTCCAAGTCAAGCAGCTCAAGTCCTCAGTGCCTGAGCTGGTCAAGCTGATCGCCCAGGAGGACTTCACCAAGGTCGTCGTCGGCCTTCCGCTCAACATGGACGGAAGCGAGGGCGCGGCCGCCAAGGGAGCCAGGGAGCTGGCCAAGGCCCTCGAGGCGGCGCTGAAGAAAAAAAAGTTGAGCTGCGAGGTCGAGCTTTGGGACGAGCGGCTCACCACGTTCGAAGCCGAGCAAAGAACCCGCCAGCAAGGCGTGGCCAAGGCCAAAGCCAAGGCTTTTCTCGATTCGGTGGCGGCCGAAGTGCTGCTCGAAGACTACCTCTCCTCCCATTCCAAGGTTAAAATATGAAAACCCTGCTTAAAATCATCCTACTCCTGGCCATCCTGGGCATGGCCGGCTACCTCTACTTGGCGATGCAATGGGGGCCTTATGGCCGGGGCGGCTCGGTCTACCTTCCCCGGGGCAGCTCGCTTTCCCAAATCGCGACCTTGTTGGAGCAAGGCAAGCTGGTTCGCAGCGCCTGGTCATTCAAGCTGCTGGCCCGTTGGAAAGGACAAGCCGGCCAGCTCAAAGCCGGCGAATACGTTTTCGCCGAAGGGCCAAGCGCGGCCCAAGTCTTGGATAAGATCGTCCGGGGCGACCGGTTGATCCGTCGAATCACGGTTCCCGAGGGCTACAGCTTCGCCCAGATCGCGGCGTTGATCGAGCAAGCCGGCATCGCTCCTCGCACCGAGGTGATGAAGCATTTCCGCGATCCGTCCCTGCTCGCCGAGCTCGGCTTCGCGGCTCCCAGCCTCGAGGGATATCTCTTTCCCGCGACCTACGAGTACGATCGCCAGACCAAGGTTCCGAATCTGCTCAAGGAGATGATCGATCACTTCAAGCGCAGCACCGCCAACCTCGCGGCCCGGGCCAGCGCCGCCGGCTGGACTTGGCCCCAGCTGGTCACCTTGGCTTCGCTGATCGAAAAGGAGACCGGTCAGGCCTCCGAGCGGCCGCTGATCAGCTCGGTCTTTCAAAACCGGCTGCGTATCGGCATGCCCCTGCAAACCGATCCCAGCGTGATCTACGGCTTGGCCAATTTCGATGGAAATTTGAGGAAGGAAGACCTGCGCAA
This bacterium DNA region includes the following protein-coding sequences:
- the ruvX gene encoding Holliday junction resolvase RuvX, with amino-acid sequence MKILAIDPGGKRVGLAASDALHLTTRLLPVLQVKQLKSSVPELVKLIAQEDFTKVVVGLPLNMDGSEGAAAKGARELAKALEAALKKKKLSCEVELWDERLTTFEAEQRTRQQGVAKAKAKAFLDSVAAEVLLEDYLSSHSKVKI
- the mltG gene encoding endolytic transglycosylase MltG, producing the protein MKTLLKIILLLAILGMAGYLYLAMQWGPYGRGGSVYLPRGSSLSQIATLLEQGKLVRSAWSFKLLARWKGQAGQLKAGEYVFAEGPSAAQVLDKIVRGDRLIRRITVPEGYSFAQIAALIEQAGIAPRTEVMKHFRDPSLLAELGFAAPSLEGYLFPATYEYDRQTKVPNLLKEMIDHFKRSTANLAARASAAGWTWPQLVTLASLIEKETGQASERPLISSVFQNRLRIGMPLQTDPSVIYGLANFDGNLRKEDLRNPHPYNTYVHIGLPPGPIASPGLASLEAVLAPAASNYLFFVSKGDGTHFFSSTLDEHNAAVARYQLGKGLTETAPSAPGPSGAKPKPAPTPGASRPQDKAVPMPGAPLPQTPGASTPLMKTAPMPRANP